The Ictalurus punctatus breed USDA103 chromosome 9, Coco_2.0, whole genome shotgun sequence genome contains a region encoding:
- the LOC108270418 gene encoding cytochrome P450 26B1, translating into MMFWSESGLVSALLALLRSVVPALLLLAVSRWLWALRWSAARDKACALPLPDGSMGWPLIGETFHWLFQGSSFHISRREKHGNVFKTHLLGKPVIRVTGAENIRKILLGEHTLVSTQWPQSTRIILGPNTLVNSVGALHKKKRKILARVFSHAALETYLTRLQDVVKGEISKWCAEAGPVEVYTAARSLTFRIAVRVLLGLKLDEQRIAHLSKTFEQLMNNLFSLPVDAPLSGLRKGKKARDILHAEMEIIIKEKLKKQNTDEYCDAFDYMLSAAKENDYDLTLQELKETAVELIFAAHSTTASASTSLILQLMRHSEVTERARAELEAEVLIVDAPSSCCLYCNENTNACSNNAVEKCTNDVARPRLKSKPLLDKTPCPDRQESHRSWINVPYLSLEKLNQLCYLDCVVKELLRFLPPVSGGYRTVLQTFELNGYQIPKGWSVMYSIRDTHETSAAYTSPEMFDPERFATDRDESKNSRFSYVPFGGGVRRCIGRELALLVLKTLSVELLATAEWTLATETYPSMQTVPIVHPVNGLHVHFNYRNYVGGRNRRESTS; encoded by the exons atgatgttttggagtGAAAGCGGCTTGGTGTCGGCGCTCCTCGCGCTTCTCCGCTCCGTGGTTCCGGCGCTGCTGCTGCTCGCGGTGTCGCGGTGGTTGTGGGCGCTCAGGTGGAGCGCGGCCCGGGACAAGGCGTGCGCGCTCCCGCTGCCGGATGGCTCCATGGGATGGCCACTGATCGGAGAGACCTTCCACTGGCTCTTTCAG GGTTCCAGCTTTCACATCTCCAGGCGAGAGAAACACGGCAACGTCTTTAAGACCCACCTCCTGGGGAAACCCGTGATCCGCGTGACCGGCGCTGAAAACATTCGTAAGATCCTGCTCGGTGAACACACCCTGGTGAGCACACAGTGGCCACAGAGCACGCGCATCATCCTCGGACCAAACACGCTCGTCAACTCGGTCGGTGCGCTGcacaagaagaaaagaaaa ATCCTGGCGAGAGTGTTCAGCCACGCAGCATTGGAGACCTATCTGACACGCCTTCAGGATGTGGTGAAGGGTGAAATCAGTAAGTGGTGTGCTGAGGCTGGCCCTGTGGAAGTTTACACTGCTGCGAGGTCACTCACGTTCCGCATCGCCGTGCGCGTCCTGCTCGGCCTGAAGCTCGACGAGCAGCGCATCGCTCACCTCTCCAAGACCTTTGAGCAGCTCATGAACAACCTGTTCTCTCTGCCTGTGGATGCACCTCTCAGCGGCCTGCGCAAA gggaaaaaagcaagagACATTCTGCATGCAGAGATGGAGATAATCATCaaggagaaactgaagaagcAGAACACGGATGAGTACTGTGATGCTTTCGACTACATGCTGAGCGCTGCAAAGGAAAACGATTACGACCTGACCCTGCAGGAACTCAAG GAAACAGCAGTGGAATTGATTTTCGCCGCACACTCCACCACAGCGAGCGCGTCCACATCGCTCATACTTCAGCTGATGCGCCATTCTGAAGTCACAGAGCGTGCAAGGGCTGAACTGGAGGCTGAAGTCTTAATCGTAGATGCTCCCAGCTCTTGTTGCTTATACTGTAATGAAAACACCAACGCTTGCTCAAACAACGCGGTCGAAAAGTGCACAAACGACGTGGCACGGCCCCGTCTTAAATCCAAACCTCTGCTCGATAAAACACCCTGCCCTGACAGACAAGAAAGTCATCGATCGTGGATCAACGTCCCGTATTTGAGTCTGGAAAAACTCAATCAGCTGTGCTACTTAGATTGTGTGGTGAAGGAGCTGCTTAGATTTCTACCACCAGTGTCTGGGGGATACAGGACAGTGCTTCAGACGTTCGAGCTGAAC GGTTACCAGATTCCAAAAGGCTGGAGTGTCATGTACAGCATCCGTGACACGCATGAGACTTCAGCTGCCTACACAAGCCCAGAGATGTTTGACCCGGAGCGCTTCGCTACTGATCGGGACGAGAGCAAAAACAGTCGCTTCAGTTACGTGCCATTCGGTGGTGGCGTTCGCAGGTGCATCGGCCGTGAGCTTGCCTTGCTCGTGCTCAAAACACTCAGCGTGGAGCTGTTGGCCACGGCCGAGTGGACGCTAGCCACAGAGACTTATCCCAGCATGCAAACAGTGCCGATCGTTCACCCAGTCAACGGACTCCACGTCCATTTCAACTACAGGAATTATGTGGGTGGGAGAAACCGCAGGGAGTCCACTTCATGA